The sequence GCCAACCTTCGTTGTTTTCGTTATTGCCGCACCAAAGTGCAATGCTTGGATGGTTTCGCAAACGTTTTATATTTTCGATAGCTTCTTGCTTTGCATTTTCTAAAAATGCTGCATCGCCCGGATACATAGCGCAGGCGAACATAAAATCTTGCCAAACTAGGATTCCTTTTGCGTCGCAAAGCTGGTAAAAAAAGTTGTCTTCATAAATGCCGCCGCCCCAAACGCGGAGCATATTCATATTTGCGGCAACGGCATCATCAATTAGGGTTTCATATTTTTCTTGGTTTATTTTTGTATCCAACATTTGCTGTGGCACGTAATTGGCGCCTTTCATATAAACGGGTTTTCCATTCAATTTGAAGTAAAAACTTTCGCCAATTGAATCTTTTTCGGTGATTAATTCAATAGAACGAATTCCGAGTTTTTTTGAATAGGTTTCTAAAACGCTATTGTTGTGAATTAGTTCAATTTGAATATCATATAAAAAAGGTTCGCCTAAATTATGCGTCCACCAAAGTTTAGGGTTTTTAACAGTAAAAGGTATTTGATATTCGCTTTCACCTGCTTTGGTTTTAAAGGTTGATGTAAATGTTTCGGATGTATTTTTATTTGTAATTTGAAGAGTTATTTCCTCTTCGTTTACGGTTTCAATTTCAAACTTTGCAACAATTTCAGCAAGTGAATCTGAAATGGATTTTGTTACAAGAAAAATGTCTTTTAATCGGGCAACATCATAACTCATTAACGAAACATTTCGCCAAATACCGATTGTTTTTATAGTTGGTGCCCAATCCCAACCATATTGATATTGTGGTTTTCGGGTGAAAACTCGATCGCCGCCTGGTAGTTCATAATCTAACTTTCCTGATTCACTTTTTTCGATGGAATCGGGGCTTTTGAAAATAACTAACAATTCATTTTCGGCTTTTAATGCATCGCTCACGTCAACTTCCCAACTTCGGAAGGCATTGTTTGCAGAAAGAATTAAACTGTCATTTAGAAAAACTTCGGCGTAAGTATCTAATCCTTCAAAATTAAGGAAATGTTTTGTACGTTTTAAGGTTTCTTCGGAAATAGAAAATTGCTTTTTATACTCCCAGTTTTTAGTTGAAACCCATTGAATGGAATCTTCGTTATTCTTCAAAAATGGATCTGGAATTTCGCCCAACCTCAGCAAATCTTCTTGCACGGTTCCAGGGACTTCGGCTGTTTGCCAATTCTGGTTTTCGGTTTCTGAAAATTGCCAGTTTCCGTTTAAGGAAATAAAGCTATTCGGTGATTCTTCACATGAAAAAAATAGGCCTAATAAAAGTAGAAATAGAAAAGACAGCTTTTTCATATTACGAATGTATGAAATATGTTTTCTTCAGCTTCGAAAGGTATAAATATAAAAAAACTGCCCCAGCAAATAAGCCAAGGCAGTCAATCAACCAACTAATTAACCAAATGAAAAAAGTTTATCTCCAGCCGCCACCAAGGGCTTCGTATAAATCTACGATTGCTTGTAGGCGATTATTTTTTGCGTTTATTAAATTTAAGCTAGAATTAAGCGCGTTTTCTTGCGCATTCAAGACCTCCAAATAGTTTGCAAGACCATTATCCAAAAGCTGTTCGGAATATTCTGTTGCCAAACTGTAGGCCTGGTATTCTTTGTTTTTCACTTCAATTTTTTCAGTTGCAGCTTCATAACTATACATTGCATCCGAAACTTCTTTGCTTGCAGTAATTATAGACAATCTAAAATCTAAATATGACTGTTCTTGTCTTGCTTGATTCACTTCGTATTGCGTTCGAATTTGACGCTTGTTGAAAATTGGCTGCGTTAAACCTCCAATAATCGTTGCAAATAGCGAATTCGCACTAAAAAGTTTATCGATTTGAATATTTTGAAAACCTCCCGTTGCAGATAGCGTTAACGACGGATAGAAGTTAGCGCGAGCTGCGTTTGTTAGTTCGAAAGCGTTCATTAAACTGAATTCCGCAGCCATAACGTCTGGTCGGTTTCTTAGTAATTGTGCTGGAATTCCAGTATTTAAAGGAATTTCTATGCTTTGATTCTCTAAACTTCCGCGAGTAATTTGTTGCGGAGCGCTTCCCAACAAAATGGACATTGTGTTTTCCAACAAACGTGCCTGGTTTTTTAAATCGATTAAAATTCCTTGAGCCGTGTACAACTGGGCTTCCGTTTGTTTTACGCCAACTTCGGTAACATTTCCAGCTTCTTTTAGAGCTTGGGTAGTTTCCAAACCTTTGGAACGTGTTTCGATAGTTTCATTTGTAACCTGAATCTGTTCATCCAAAGCCAACAATTGATAATAAACTGAAGCAATATTGGCAATCAACGCACTTTTTACGGCTTGATGCGCCGCAACACTTTGAAGGTATGTGGCTTGAAAAGCTCGCTCATTACTGCGAATTTTGCCCCAGATATCTGCTTCCCAAGATAAACCAGCGCTCAATTCATATTGATTAATGGAAGACAAATTGCCAAACTGATTATTGGCTGGCAATTCTTGATGGGTAGCTCTTGCATTTCCGTTTAAAGATGGAAAATATCCTGCTTTGCCTTGTTTTACATAGGCTTCGGCTATATTAATTTGCTGAAGCGCCACACGAATGTCCATGTTATTTTTCAGTCCTTCTTCAATATAATTTTGAAGTGTTGGGTCTGTAAACAACTCTTTCCACGAAAGTGTAGCAATCGTCAAAGTGTCCTGCGGAAGATTTTCCGTTCTATAATTTGCTTCGTTTACAACTTGTGGACGTTTATAATCTTTTGCTGCAAAGCAAGACACAAGTAAAAACGGAATACTAACTACCAACAATAATGAAAAAATTCTATTTGTTTTCATCTGTTTTATTTCAGTGTTTTTTAGGGATGAATTTATTTGATTATTCATTGTTTTCAGTATTATCAATTAGTTTATCGCCTGTTTCAATAACCATAAGTTCTTCAGAAACTTCTTCATCGTTTGTAGGCGCACCTGTAATTTTTTCCTGTAACCATTGGAAAAGGATAAACAAAATAGGGATTACAAAAACTCCTAAAATTGTTCCCACAAACAGTCCACCAACGGCTCCCGTACCGATGGAACGGTTTCCTGCTGCGCCAACACCACTGGAAAGCACCAAAGGCATCAATCCAAAAATAAAGGCGAAAGAAGTCATCAAGATTGGACGTAACCTTGCTTCGGCTCCGTCAATGGCTGCATCAACTATTGACTCGCCTTGTTTTCTTCGCTGTACGGCAAATTCTACAATAAGAATTGCGTTTTTCGCCAAGAGCCCGATGAGCATTATCAGAGCTATCTGGAAATAAATATTATTTTGAAGCCCTGTTAGTTGCGTTGTAATATATGCTCCGAAAACTCCGACGGGTAAGGATAGTAAGACAGAAAATGGCAATAAATAACTTTCATACTGCGCCGCAAGTAAAAAGTAAACGAACACCAACGAGAGTATAAAAATCGTTGTGGTTTGGTTTCCTGCGTTTTTTTCTTCCAAAGTCAAGCCAGAATAGGCAATGTCAAAATTACTCGGGAGACTTTGTTTTACTTCTTCAACCGCATTAATAACATCACCAGTACTGTAACCAGGAGCAGTAGCAGCGGTAACTTTGGTAGAATTAAAGAGGTTGAAACGGGTAACCGATTGCGGCCCATAAACCCTTTTCAAGGTAACGAATTGCGTGATTGGTGTCATTTCGCCACTTGCAGTGCGCACATAAATACTGTTCAAATCACTTTCTGTGGCTCTATCTTCTGGTAATGCTTGCACATATACACGATATTGTTTTCCGAAGCGGGAAAAATCTGCTGCGAAAATACTTCCTATATATCCTTGAAGCGTTGTAAAAATAGTTTGAACTGAAACTCCAACTTCTTTTGCCAATGGTACATTCAGCGTCATTTCGTATTGCGGATAGCGCGTGTTGAAAGACGATTGTGCATATTGAATTTCGGGCCTTTCGGTTAACTTCGCTAAAAATTCTTGATTGGTTTTATCTAAATTTGTAAAGCTTCCGCCGGAACGATCTAATAAGTTTAGCTCTGCACCAGCCGAGTTTCCAAAACCGGGAATACTTGGCGGCGAGAAGAAAATAATCTGGGCTTCTGGAATTTGCGCTGCAATTCCGAATAATTGACCCGTAATAGATTGTACCGAAAGTGAATCTGCTTTACGATCGCCCCAATCATCTAATCTTATAAATCCAAGACCGTAGTTACTACCTGCACCACTAATCAAACTTCGTCCATCAATAACTGAAACACCTTGTACTCCAGGAAGGTTTTTGATTTTAGAATATAGAATTTGGTTTACTTCGTGAGTTCTATCTATGGAAGAACCCGCTGGAAGTTCCATGTTCATAAAGACAATTCCACGGTCTTCATCTGGTACAAAACCTGTTTTAAGTGTTGAAGATGACCACCAAATTCCGCCAACTGCTAAAAGCAAGATGAAACCTGTAACCCATTTATTTTTATAGAGAAAATGAACTGATCTTCCGTAACGATCTACAGTTGCTTTAAACCCTCTGTTGAAACCGTTGAAAAATTTCTGAACAAATCCAGGTTTGTTGCTATTCTGCTTTTCGTCGTGACCTTTCAAAAATAAGGCACATAAAGCAGGTGTTAGCGTTAAAGCGTTTACTGCGGAAATAATAATTGCAACAATAAGCGTAACTCCAAATTGCTCATAAAATACTCCCGTTGGACCTTTAATAAAAGTTACAGGAATAAACACGGCAGACATTACCAAGGTTATAGAAATAATAGCGCCCGAAATTTCGTTCATCGCTTTTAAGGAAGCCTTTTTAGCACTTTTTTCACCTTCATCAATCTTTGAATGGACCGCCTCGACGACGACAATTGCATCATCCACTACAATACCAATGGCAAGAACCAATGCGAAAAGCGTAAGTAAGTTTATGGAATATCCGAATAAATTCAGAAAGAAAAATGTTCCAATAATCGAAACCGGAACCGCAATTGCCGGAATTAACGTAGAACGGAAATCCTGCAAAAAGATAAATACAACCAAGAAAACCAAAAGGAAAGCTTCAACCAAAGTTGTTACTACCTTTTCTATAGAAGCATTTAAGAAATTGTTGGTGTCGTAAGGAATATAATAGGTTATCCCTTCTGGCAAGTCGCGTTCTACTTTTGCAAGTTCAATTTTTACGGCGTCAATAATTTCTTGAGCGTTGGATCCTTTCGTCTGGAAAATTCCCATGTTTACCGCAGGAAACCCGTTGGTAACAGATCCGCCGGCGTATGATTGCGAACCAAGTTCAATCTTGGCTACATCGCTCAATTTTAGAAATTCACCATTTCCTAAAGCCTTTATTACAATATCACTGTATTGTTCTTCGGTTTTATAACGTCCAGCATATTTTATGGTGTAAGAGAATGCTTCTCCATTATTTTCACCCAATGCACCTGCCGCTGCTTCCAAACTTTGTTCTCTTAATGCTGCCACAACATCGGACGGCATTAAACTATATGCAGCAAGTTTTTGTGGATTTAGCCATATTCGCATAGAATAATCCTTTCCACCGAAAACGCTTACATCACCCACACCATTTACCCTTTGCAGTTCAGGAATAACGTTTATTTTTAAATAATTCTGAAGATAGGTATCGTCGTAATCCTTGTTTTCACTGTAAAACGAAAGGAACATCAAAGCAGAGGTTTGCTGTTTTGAAGTAGTAACTCCAGTTTGAATAACTGCTTGCGGCAATTGTGAATTTGCTCGTGCCACACGGTTTTGAACGTTTACGGCAGCAATATCTGGATCTACATCTTGATCAAAGAATACGCTTATGGAAGCCGTTCCGTTATTGGTTGCTGTGGATGATAAATAGGTCATCCCTTCCACACCGTTTATTTGTTCTTCCAGCGGAATTATAACGCTTTCAAGTATGGTTTCCGCATTAGCACCAGGATAGGTTGCGCTAACTTGAATTGTTGGCGGAGCAATATCTGGATACTGCGTAATTGGTAAACTTGAAAGTCCCAAAACCCCAAGTATTACTATAATTATCGAGATAACCGTAGAAAGTACGGGTCTGTCTATAAATGTTTTTAACATGGTTTGCTTTTCTTAAACGATTATCTGAAAACTTTTTCAATAGGTTTGGCAATACTGTCGAAAGGCATTTCCTTTGGATTTATTTTGGTATTACCGCGTAGTTTGTTGGCGCCTTTGGCTACGATTTTATCACCTTTTTGCAAGCCAGAAGCTATAACGTAAAGATTTCCTACTTCGGCTGTCTTTTCAATTTTGGTTGAGGTTGCCATTCCATCTTCTCCTACTTTATAAACATAGAAACTTCCTTGCTGCTCATAAGTTGCTTCTTGCGGAACAACCACCGCATCCGCATAAACTTTCGGAAGCTTGATTTTCCCGCTGTTACCATTTGTTAAAAGTCGTGATGGATTGTCAAAAACAGCTCTAAAAGAAATAGAACCAGTATTGGAATTTACTTGCGAGTTAATGGTTTCTATAGTTCCTTCTTGATCATAAAGACTTCCGTTTGCCAATATTAATTGCACTTTTGGAAGTTTTTTAATTTTTTCGGCTACATCTTTTCCTTCTGCATTCTGCATAAAGTCTAAGTACTCTTTTTCATTCATTGAAAAATAGGCATATACTTTACTAATATCTGCAACGGTCGTCATTGGTATTTGTGACGATGGACTCACCAAAGCGCCTTTCCGAAGATTAATAGAACCCACATAGCCATCAACCGGACTTTTAATATTTCCGTAATCTATGTTTGCCGCAATACTATTGTATCCACTTTTTGCCTGCTGAAGTTTTGCTTTAGCAGTTTCAAGTTGTACGTTGCTGATAATATTTTTTTCAACTAAAGGCTTCAGTTTATCAACCTCAACTTGTGCGGCATTAACGTTTGCTCTGGCCGCTGCAGCATCTTGGCTTAAGGTTTGGGTTTCCAATCTAAATAGCGTTTGACCCTTTCTTACTTTTTGGCCTTCATCTACCAAAACATCGGTTATATATCCTGAAATTTTTGCGTTTACCTGACTATTCACAATCCCTTCAATACTCGCTGGAAAGGTTGAAAACGCGGTAACTGTTCTTGTTGGAATTTCCACCACTGGCAAAGTTGGAGCCTGCGGTGCACCTTGCGCTTGTTGGGCGTTTTTATCGTTCCCACATGAGGAAAACATTAGAAGAAGTCCTAATGCTATAGGAAGCGCAGTGATTAAATTTTTATTTTTCATTGTTGATTTAATTAGTCGTTTTTATTTTTTTCAGTAAGTCTTTTTTTAAGCTTTTCAATAGATAGGCTCGCTTGATCTAGAAACTCTAAATATTCTGTGTGAAACTCCAAATCAAAGTGTTGCTCGGAATTCTTTGGAAGCGTTTCATTAATTTCCTTTTTATAATCCATTATTTCAACGTGTAGCTCTCGTTCGCATTTCCAGTTTTTCACCATTTCTGCCATTGATTGAATCATAGCATCTGGAACTAGTGTAAAATATTTTTTACGATCGCCAGATTTGGTGTGATAGGTAATCCGATTTGCAGCCTGAAGCGTAGTTAAATGACTAGAAATGGTGCTTTTGCTGGCAGATAATTCAAGTACTAACGCGTCAAACGTAATACCTTGTTTCCCTGTTAATATTAAGGTAGAAAGAATTCGTGCAGCCAAAGGAGCAAGATGCTCCTTGTTCTCAAAGTAAACTCCCAGCTTTTCTATTAATTTTTTTCGCTTAGTCAAAATATAAGTTTCATTAAATTATCAAGGCACAAAGGTACGTTTAGTTCGCTATTATCCGAACCAATCGTATAATAAAAAATTGTTAAAATTAGAAAGTGAATATTTTTGACGCAAAATTTATCAAAAGCAATAGAAAAGATATCATAATTGAAATAAAATTGATAATACCGCAAATTTTATTACGAAAACTAACATATAAAACAGCATAGAATATAAATTCCGATACTGAATAGTTTTTGAATTCTTGAATTCGGAAGCCTAAACAGGCTCTTAAACTTCTAATATCTATTTAAAGCTATATCTTCGGCGAAAATTTAAACAAAATACAATATGATGATTAACAAACTCTACACTTTATTATTAGTACTAGTATCCGTGATGGCTACCCAAGCTCAATCCGGAATTTTGGACACTTCCTTTGGAACCAACGGAATTGTAACCACTCAAGTTTCTTCAACCTACAATTTCGGAATGGCCACAACGGTTCAGCCCGATGGAAAAATAATTATTGCTGGTTATGCAGGGACACCTGCAACCTATAAGGCAACAGTTATCCGTTACAACACGGATGGAACTTTAGACCCTACTTTTGGTAACGCAGGAACACTTACTATCCCAGTTGGATCTGCTAAATCTTACGCAACAGATGTTGCACTTCAAAATGACGGAAAGATTGTTATTGGAGCTAGGACATATGATAATGTTTCTGGTGATTTTGCTTTAATAAGACTTAATGCCGATGGCTCTTTAGACAACTCTTTTGGAACAAACGGAATAGTGATTGCCAGTTCTGGAGGAAGTGATGTTTCCTCGTCTTTATTAATAGCAGACGACGGGAAGATATTATTGGCTGGAGATTCTGACAGTACTTTTTCAGTTGCAAAATTCAATACTGATGGAACATTCGATACAAGCTTTGGAACAAATGAATGGTCCATTATCAACTTTGATGGCTCTTCGAGCTATACTCAGGACATTGCTTTTCAAAATGATGGCAAGATTGTTATGGCCGGATTTGCAATAAATTCAGTAGGTAGATATCAAATGGCCGCTGCACGAATTAATGCAGATGGAACTATAGATAACAGTTTCGGGAATAGTGGAAAAGTATTTTTTAACATTGGTATTGACCAAGATTTTGCGACAGCGCTAGCTATTCAGTCTGATGGAAAAATTGTATTAGGCGGACACACCTACATTACGAGTAACCCAAGACTTAGTTATGATTTTGCAGTGGTAAGATTGAACAGCGATGGAAATTTTGATACTACTTATGGAACCAATGGCGTGGCGACTGCCCAAATTGTAGATGAAGCCAATTATACCAACGGTATGATTATACAGGCGGATGACAAAGTAATCCTGGCAGGCCGAACAGTAAAGCTATTCGATTACGACCTTGCAATGGTTCGTTTTAATACCGATGGTGAGCTAGATACTACTTTTGGAATTGATGGAAAAGTGAGTACAGATGTAGATGGAAGAGAAGATCACGGTTATGCAATTGCACTACAACCCGACAATAAAATTATCCTAACAGGGTACTCTTATCCAGCAGGAGCAAATGATTCTGCAATAGTTGTTGCAAGATATACCAATGAAACTTTAGGCATTCAGGATAATCAAAATTTGGAGTTCCGTCTTCACCCAAACCCAGCAAAAGAGCAAATTACAATAGAATTGAGTGATGCTTCCTCAAACTATCAAGTTGAAATATTTGATATCTTAGGCAAAAGAATTTATACTTCAGAAATTCAAAGAGTAGGTCAGATTGATGTTTCAGCTTTAACATCTGGAACGTATTTGGTAAAGCTTAATTCTGAAAATAAATCAAGCGTTGTTCGATTTGTGAAGCAATAATTAATTCCGAACATAAAATCTCTAAGAGGCTATCTGCAAAAGGTAGCCTCTTTTTTTAATAATTATTGAAGCGTTTCAATCTCAATTTTCTCTTTCAGTTCATTCCCCTCACTATCCACAACTGTCAAAATATAACTTCCGGGTTTCGGCGAAACCGCCAACTCATGAAAGGTTTCTGTCTTCCCAATATATTTTGAATCCAAATACCAATACACTGTGTTTTCGGGCGAACGATGCGCAAGTTTAAAAATTACTTCGTTTACATTTTCATCAAAGTTCTTTGGAAGTAAAACCGTTTCGTTTCTCTTCGGATAAATAAAAGCCATCAACTTTTCGCCATCCTGCAAACAACTTGGCGCAAAAGAGGGCAACGGTTTGTATTCTGGATGAAGTGAAGCATAATAATATTCCATAACCGGCGGCAAAACAAACCAGTTTTTCTGAACCATTTCTGAAAGTGGATAACACGAAGAATTAACCTGATAATTCTCCGAAGCATTTAAGAATATGGTTTGATGATATGGGCAAGCATCAGTTCTCGACCCGTTTTTTGGAATCCATTCCATTTTGGTTTCTTCACAAAAAAGTCCAGCTAAATGGCCACTTTTCGCACAAACCTCAACCTCAACCAATTCATCATAGGGAATTTTGAACCACCTCCCGATAGCTATCGGGATTGACAAAACATTTAAGACGTCAAATAAAACGGGAGCGGCGGCTTGAAGCCCTGTTAATCCGGGACGACCTTCGCCATCGGCATTTCCCACCCAAATTCCTATTGCATATTTTGGTGTAACTCCAACGGCCCACGCATCCTTAAAACCGTAACTCGTTCCTGTTTTCCACGCAAGGGGTTGACTGCTTGTGAAAAACTCCCAGTTTTCCTCGCCGCTCGGACGGTTTACTTTTTCCATCGCTTCAAAAGCTTCGTAAATGGCTCCCGCATTCCAAACGGAAGGTTTTTGTTGAATTTCTCCAAAGTCAATTTCATCGTGATTTTTTACATAAACTGGTTCTACAAATTCATTTTTTCTGTATTCGCTAGAAGAATTGTTAAAGAAATTTAAAGTAGAAGCCATACCTGCATACGCTTTTGTAATATCCCACAAACTGCTTTCCGCGCCTCCGAGAATTAAGGAAAGACCGTAATAATCTGCGGGTTTATTAATAGCTTTCTGATTCATTTTCCCAAGAATATTGTAAAATCGCTGAAACCCAAAATCGCGCAACATTCGCACCGCTGGAATATTTAGTGAACGAGAAAGTGCAACACTTGCTGGAACTGCGCCATTGAATTTTTTATCGAAATTTTCAGGAGTGTAACCATTTACTGTTGTTGGAATATCCGCAACTAATGTATTCGGAAGAATTTCGCCAGCATCCAAAAGTGAAGTGAACAAAAATGGTTTCAGAATACTTCCTGTGCTTCTATATTTTTCAATAACATCTACATAATTATTATGCTCACGGGTTGTTGGCGAGTTGCCCACATACGCTAAAACTTCGCGGGTATTTACGTCTAAAACCAAAACCGAGAGATTGTGAATTTGGTTTTGCGCCAAGATATAGTGGTGCTCTTTCACGATGTTATTCACTTTTTGTTGAAGCGAAAAATCAATCGTAGTTTCAATTCGTTGCCCAGAATGTTCTTTTCTGATTTTTTCAGTTAAATGCGGAGAAAATTCTGGCAATGGCAATGGTTTTCCAGGTAGATTTTCGTCTAAAGCCAATTGATACGTAGTTTCATCAATCACTTTATTATTGAAAAGCTTCAGCAATAATGCATCTCTTTTTTTCTTTAGAATTGCTTCGTTCTTGCCAGGGAAAATTAATGATGGGGCATTTGGAAGCACCGCCAAAGCAGCCGATTGCCCCCAACTCAATTCGCTCGCTGGAATCCCAAAATAGCGCCAAGAAGCAGTTTCCAAGCCAACTACATTTCCACCGAAAGGCGCGTAGGAAGCATATAAATTTAAAATAGATTTTTTCTTAAAACCAGCTTCCAAACGTGTTGCTTGAAAAATTTCAATCACTTTTTCGAAATAGGTTCGACCTTTATTATCTCGGGAAAGCCGAATTACTTGTTGGGTAATCGTACTTCCACCGCGACGGGAATCGCTTGTAAGATTGTTCCAAAGAGCTTTTGAAATCGAAACTGGATTAAAACCAGGATGCCAATAAAAATGCTCGTCTTCAAAATAGAGAATGCATTTCTCAAAACGTTCTGGCACCGAATCCATTTGTGGGAATCGCCATTGGCCGTCATCCGCAATCCTTGCGCCCAGCATTTGTCCGCTGCTGCTTTCTGCAACTGTTGCGGTTGGTACATTGAATAATGGAGAAGGTAAACAGAATAGCCAAACTAGAAATAGAATCAGCAAAACACTAAATTTTATTTTGTGTTTACTGATCCTATTTATTATTTTCTTTTTATCAAACTTCAAGGGATTTTATTGTTCAATCGTTACCCACATCCCGTTATTACGAGCATAATACGAATTATCATACATCGCCTCAACCTGTGTTCCTGGCAAATAATACGTTCCTAAATAGGAAGCATTCAATTTTACCGTAAACGTTTTCGTTTCGTTTCTATTCAAATCAAAAAAGAAATTCACGCGGTCGTCACGAATGTCTGTGTAACGAGCATTTCCACTTGCGCCGCCACCTAATTCGCTAAAACTTGTGTTTACAATTTCCCAACCAGTTGGAAAGATTTTAGCGAGAGCTACATTATTTATCCAATCGCCAGAAGTATTCGTAATACTCACTTTTGCAATAATTTCAGTTCCTTGTCGCAGTTTTGTTACGTCTATAGGTTTTCCAGCGCCATCCAGATATTGAGATTTTATAGATAGATTGCGTTGCTCAGCGAGTTCTTGACCTAAAGGCAATTTTCCTTTTTGAGAAAGTGTAACGTAAATTACGTTTCCTTTTTTATTTGTAACCGAAACGGAATTACCGCCCATCACAAACGAAAGGTCTCGCTGCGCAATAGCACGATCGGTTTTTAAGGCAACCGATTTTCCGCCGTTTGTAAATGTAAGTTCCATTGATTTTCCGCCGTTCTTTTCAACCATTTTCGCCATTGCCATCAAGGCGTAGGACGTTTCTTGCGTGCTGTACCATTTGCCAGAAGATAAATCTTTTGCCACAGAAATTGCCAAATCACGTTGTTTTGCATCACCTAAAAGAACTAGCGTTTCCAAAGCCATCACACGATTTCTAAACGGAGAGCCATAAGT comes from Aequorivita sublithincola DSM 14238 and encodes:
- a CDS encoding beta-mannosidase produces the protein MKKLSFLFLLLLGLFFSCEESPNSFISLNGNWQFSETENQNWQTAEVPGTVQEDLLRLGEIPDPFLKNNEDSIQWVSTKNWEYKKQFSISEETLKRTKHFLNFEGLDTYAEVFLNDSLILSANNAFRSWEVDVSDALKAENELLVIFKSPDSIEKSESGKLDYELPGGDRVFTRKPQYQYGWDWAPTIKTIGIWRNVSLMSYDVARLKDIFLVTKSISDSLAEIVAKFEIETVNEEEITLQITNKNTSETFTSTFKTKAGESEYQIPFTVKNPKLWWTHNLGEPFLYDIQIELIHNNSVLETYSKKLGIRSIELITEKDSIGESFYFKLNGKPVYMKGANYVPQQMLDTKINQEKYETLIDDAVAANMNMLRVWGGGIYEDNFFYQLCDAKGILVWQDFMFACAMYPGDAAFLENAKQEAIENIKRLRNHPSIALWCGNNENNEGWQRWGWQDDKTETQKQEIWKSYYALFNHILPRAVDSLSTNITYWESSPKYGRGDKRYQFEGDAHDWWVWHDGYPFEHFAEEVPRFMSEFGFQSFPNVKTIKYATKRDSVLLKDPLFANHQKHARGFQIIEDYMARDFPVPQNAEDYVYMSQLLQARGITLGIHAQRRAKPYNMGMLYWQLNDCWPAISWSSIDYLGNWKALHYQAKKAFENVLISAEVENNSLKIFVVNDTFKTIKDSLSITLMDFDGKVIFKKQIVAESPEGSSEILFSLPLKNLNFDKAFCILKVNFGGSEYLHYFVKPKKLKLKKREIDLDSYRDQIKIKNEKMADGFLITLTSKTLQKDVFLMTNEKGRFEDNYFDLLPNESKTILFSTESKTAPNLKFKTLNQFIK
- a CDS encoding efflux transporter outer membrane subunit; the encoded protein is MKTNRIFSLLLVVSIPFLLVSCFAAKDYKRPQVVNEANYRTENLPQDTLTIATLSWKELFTDPTLQNYIEEGLKNNMDIRVALQQINIAEAYVKQGKAGYFPSLNGNARATHQELPANNQFGNLSSINQYELSAGLSWEADIWGKIRSNERAFQATYLQSVAAHQAVKSALIANIASVYYQLLALDEQIQVTNETIETRSKGLETTQALKEAGNVTEVGVKQTEAQLYTAQGILIDLKNQARLLENTMSILLGSAPQQITRGSLENQSIEIPLNTGIPAQLLRNRPDVMAAEFSLMNAFELTNAARANFYPSLTLSATGGFQNIQIDKLFSANSLFATIIGGLTQPIFNKRQIRTQYEVNQARQEQSYLDFRLSIITASKEVSDAMYSYEAATEKIEVKNKEYQAYSLATEYSEQLLDNGLANYLEVLNAQENALNSSLNLINAKNNRLQAIVDLYEALGGGWR
- a CDS encoding efflux RND transporter permease subunit, which produces MLKTFIDRPVLSTVISIIIVILGVLGLSSLPITQYPDIAPPTIQVSATYPGANAETILESVIIPLEEQINGVEGMTYLSSTATNNGTASISVFFDQDVDPDIAAVNVQNRVARANSQLPQAVIQTGVTTSKQQTSALMFLSFYSENKDYDDTYLQNYLKINVIPELQRVNGVGDVSVFGGKDYSMRIWLNPQKLAAYSLMPSDVVAALREQSLEAAAGALGENNGEAFSYTIKYAGRYKTEEQYSDIVIKALGNGEFLKLSDVAKIELGSQSYAGGSVTNGFPAVNMGIFQTKGSNAQEIIDAVKIELAKVERDLPEGITYYIPYDTNNFLNASIEKVVTTLVEAFLLVFLVVFIFLQDFRSTLIPAIAVPVSIIGTFFFLNLFGYSINLLTLFALVLAIGIVVDDAIVVVEAVHSKIDEGEKSAKKASLKAMNEISGAIISITLVMSAVFIPVTFIKGPTGVFYEQFGVTLIVAIIISAVNALTLTPALCALFLKGHDEKQNSNKPGFVQKFFNGFNRGFKATVDRYGRSVHFLYKNKWVTGFILLLAVGGIWWSSSTLKTGFVPDEDRGIVFMNMELPAGSSIDRTHEVNQILYSKIKNLPGVQGVSVIDGRSLISGAGSNYGLGFIRLDDWGDRKADSLSVQSITGQLFGIAAQIPEAQIIFFSPPSIPGFGNSAGAELNLLDRSGGSFTNLDKTNQEFLAKLTERPEIQYAQSSFNTRYPQYEMTLNVPLAKEVGVSVQTIFTTLQGYIGSIFAADFSRFGKQYRVYVQALPEDRATESDLNSIYVRTASGEMTPITQFVTLKRVYGPQSVTRFNLFNSTKVTAATAPGYSTGDVINAVEEVKQSLPSNFDIAYSGLTLEEKNAGNQTTTIFILSLVFVYFLLAAQYESYLLPFSVLLSLPVGVFGAYITTQLTGLQNNIYFQIALIMLIGLLAKNAILIVEFAVQRRKQGESIVDAAIDGAEARLRPILMTSFAFIFGLMPLVLSSGVGAAGNRSIGTGAVGGLFVGTILGVFVIPILFILFQWLQEKITGAPTNDEEVSEELMVIETGDKLIDNTENNE
- a CDS encoding efflux RND transporter periplasmic adaptor subunit; amino-acid sequence: MKNKNLITALPIALGLLLMFSSCGNDKNAQQAQGAPQAPTLPVVEIPTRTVTAFSTFPASIEGIVNSQVNAKISGYITDVLVDEGQKVRKGQTLFRLETQTLSQDAAAARANVNAAQVEVDKLKPLVEKNIISNVQLETAKAKLQQAKSGYNSIAANIDYGNIKSPVDGYVGSINLRKGALVSPSSQIPMTTVADISKVYAYFSMNEKEYLDFMQNAEGKDVAEKIKKLPKVQLILANGSLYDQEGTIETINSQVNSNTGSISFRAVFDNPSRLLTNGNSGKIKLPKVYADAVVVPQEATYEQQGSFYVYKVGEDGMATSTKIEKTAEVGNLYVIASGLQKGDKIVAKGANKLRGNTKINPKEMPFDSIAKPIEKVFR
- a CDS encoding GbsR/MarR family transcriptional regulator; this encodes MTKRKKLIEKLGVYFENKEHLAPLAARILSTLILTGKQGITFDALVLELSASKSTISSHLTTLQAANRITYHTKSGDRKKYFTLVPDAMIQSMAEMVKNWKCERELHVEIMDYKKEINETLPKNSEQHFDLEFHTEYLEFLDQASLSIEKLKKRLTEKNKND